The following coding sequences lie in one Panicum virgatum strain AP13 chromosome 6N, P.virgatum_v5, whole genome shotgun sequence genomic window:
- the LOC120679080 gene encoding NDR1/HIN1-like protein 1 yields the protein MSIKYCDQHKDCERQRLYRRFCAGLAALILLALLIVLIVWLVLRPSKPRFYLNNVDIVCINVSASSALTVTMQATLAARNPNGRVGIFYDRADVYAEYRGLQVTVATALPPMYQGHNDVTVWAPFLSGAGVPLSPYLATALAQDETAGYLLLTIRVDGWIRWKAGAFITSHYHLRVRCPALLTVNDGQGSYGSNAGGGLGYFKFNRAAPCIVEV from the coding sequence ATGTCGATCAAGTACTGCGACCAGCACAAGGACTGCGAGCGGCAGCGGCTGTACCGGCGCTTctgcgccggcctcgccgccctcaTCCTGCTGGCCCTCCTGATCGTGCTCATCGTCTGGCTGGTGCTCCGCCCCAGCAAGCCCCGCTTCTACCTCAACAACGTCGACATCGTCTGCATCAACGTCAGCGCCTCCTCCGCCCTCACCGTCACCATGCAGGCCACGCTGGCGGCGCGCAACCCCAACGGCCGCGTCGGCATCTTCTACGACCGCGCCGACGTCTACGCCGAGTACCGGGGCCTCCAGGTCACCGTCGCCACCGCGCTGCCGCCCATGTACCAGGGCCACAACGACGTCACCGTCTGGGCGCCCTtcctctccggcgccggcgtcccGCTCTCGCCGTACCTGGCCACCGCGCTGGCGCAGGACGAGACGGCGGGCTACCTGCTCCTCACCATCCGCGTCGACGGCTGGATCCGCTGGAAGGCCGGGGCCTTCATCACCAGCCACTACCACCTCAGGGTCCGCTGCCCGGCGCTGCTCACCGTCAACGACGGACAGGGGAGCTACGGATCCAACGCCGGAGGGGGGCTCGGCTACTTCAAGTTCAACCGGGCGGCGCCATGCATCGTCGAAGTCTAG